The region CTGCGCGTTGGGCTGGTCGAGGCTGGTCGCGCGGACCTCGAAAGCGGTCTCGAGCTTGAAGCTCGGATCGTCGATCTTGACCTGGCAGTCGCGCATGCGGCCCTGGCGGAGCCGGAAGCGGCTCGGCTTCTCGGAGGGCTTGCGCTCGAACAGGTCGGCGAAGGGCGGTGTCTTGCCGGTCACCTCGCTCAGGGCGACGCGGGGCCGGACCACATCGAGGTCGATGTCGAACTTGAGCCCCGCCCTGAGGGCGAAGTTGGCGACGACGCGTTCGACGGTGACCGACGATTCCACGTTGGGCCGGGCGCGGTCGATGATCTCAACGTCGTAGAGCGTGAGAGTGCGCAGCGGGTTGAGCGTGGCGCGGCCGATCGAGACGTCACAACGGGGGAACTCGACGCGTAGTGCGGCAAGCACGAGCGCGCGGGCATGGAGTATCAGAATGCCACCGGCCGCGACAAGCAGCGCGACAAAGACAAGCAGCACGACGGCTACTCGCCGAAGCCGGATACGCCGGCGTTTGCGTGCCTTGAGCTTCGCCACCTGAGAGATTCTCCCTTCCTTCAACGCGCCTCGAGGTTAGACGGTGCCGCTGGAGCGGCATTCACGCCCCCGGCGCAGCGCCTTGCTCACCCAGCATGAAGAGCTTCGGGGTCTCGACCGCGCGCGCCAACGCCTGCACCGCGAACGTAGCGGCCACGTCGGCCACGTGGACCGAGAGCCGCTCGGTGCCGTCGAAGAACGGCTCAGGCTCCGGCCGTCCGGCGGCCTCGGCTGACTCCGCAACGCCTTCCAGGCCGGCCTCTTGCGGAGAAGCCATGGCGTCGAGCGATTCGATGAACGCGCCGCGCAGGTTGACGTCCTGGGCTGCATCGGAAAACTGCATTCCAAGCACAAAGCGCAGGCTGTCGCGTGCGGCCTCGAGGTAAGTGTCATCGCGCGTGTGGTCGTAGAGGTCAAACCAGACCAAACAGGCGCAGGCGGCCGCCGAGGTCGAGAGGTCGAACGAGTTGTGGTAGCCGCTCGTCCAACTGCGCGCATAGAAGCCGCCGTCAAGGTTCTGGTACTCCATGAACCACTGCGCCGTGCGGGTGGCGATGGCCAGGAAGCGCTCGTCCTGGAAGGCGTTGCCGGCGGCGAGCATGGGCCGGCCCCACCAGAAGGCCTGTCGCGTCACGAGCAGGCCCGTGCGGCGGTCCGATGGCGGGTAGGCGGCCCAGTGACCGGGCGGCGCTTCGTCTTCCATAAGCCGTTCGGCCAGCGTGCGAAAGGCACGCTCGAAGCTCGCCTCGCCGCTGCGCGCGTAGGCCTCGTAGAAGCATGCCTCGTCAATGAGCGGCCTGGCTGGCGGCGAGTTCGGGCCCCACGGTCCGTCAGAATCGAACTGGCCGGTCGCGGGCGAGAACGACTCCATCACTTTGCCCTGCAACAAGTAAGCGCTTCGGAACACCCACTGCATCGCCATAAGGAACCGGTCGTTCCACTGGCGTTCGCCCGTCACGTCGGCCATGTCGGCGAACAGGCGGATCGAGCGCAGGATGGCGCTGATCGAGACGCGGTCCGGCCGATCCATCTGGGCGTTGACCATGCCGTGCAGCGCAGGTGTTCCCGGGTCAAGTATTTGCCTTGTCGTGAGATACGTTGCTGCCCGCTCGGCGCCTTTCATGTAGCGTGGGGCACTGGTCACCCGGTGGGCGGCGATGAGCGCGCGGCCTGCCTGGGCGGTGCGCCAGACGGTCTCTGTGCGCCACCACCGGCGTTGGCGCAGCGAGTAGTCGGTGCGCAGGCTGCCGTATTCCGGCATGCTGGGGCGGCGCTCCTGGGCGACACCCTCGATCCAGTCGGCGCCCAGTTTGAGCGCCCGGACACATGCTTCCTTGGTTACATCGCGGGTCATCTCTCGAGGAAGCATCTCGCTATTCATTTCCTGTGAGATTCCCATGCGCGCAGTCGCCGGCGGGCACCTTGCCGTTCACACCGTCCATGGTACGCGCGGCGGCGACACTTCACAAGGGCAGAAACGGCTCAAAACGTCCGGCTTCTACACCGATACCCGGAAGTGTAACGGTGTGCCGGCTTCCGGCGATGCGGGGCGCCTTGTCCGCACGCCGTGTGGGCCTTGCAGGAAGGACAGGTCACTCGTATGGGCATGACACTGACGACAGATCAGATTGCCTCGTACTGCGGCGTGCGCCGCAAGACCGTGACCGAGTGGATCCGCAGCGGCAAGCTGCCCTCGATCTCCCGGCCTGGCCAGGGGGCCGCGGTGCGGCAGCAGGACTTCATCGCATTTCTCAGACACCGCGGCGAGCCGATCCCCGTCGACTTCATCGAGGACAACCGGCACCGGGTGCTCATCGTCGACGACGATGCCGTCGTGGTTCGGACGTTGACCGGCATGTTCGACACGTTCATTGGCTGCTCGGTCAAGACGGCGCTCGACGGCGTTGAGGCGGGCATGCGGCTCGCGACGTTCCGGCCGCACTTGGTCGTGCTCGATCTGAACATGCCGCGCGTCGACGGCTACACCGTGTGCGCCCACATCAAGGCTGACCCGGCCACCACCGGCACAACGGTGCTCGTCATCACCGGCGACGGCTCGGAGCAGACCATCGAGCGGCTGCTCGCCAGCGGCGCCGACGGCTATCTCGTCAAGCCGATCCGGCTCAAAGACCTCCAGCACACCGTGACTGGGCTGCTCGACGAGATCCATGTTGCGCCCGCCTCGCCCGCGCAGCACGCCGCAGGCGCAGCAGAAGGGAGCTGACCGTGTATCGAGGCAAGGTGTTGGTCGTTGACGACGACCAGGCCGTCAACGCGATGCTCACTGAGGTGCTCGCGAACCACGGCTACCACACCGTGACGGCACTGGCCGCCGAGCAGGCGCTCGACAAGTACCGCCACGGCGTTTTTGACGTCGTGGTGAGCGACGTGAAGATGCCCGGCATGGATGGCACGGAACTGCTCCGCCACCTCCACGAGATCGACGGCGACACGGCCGTGATCCTTGTGACGGGCTACGCGGACCTCTCGAGCGCGCGCGACGCGGTGCGCGGCGGCGCGTTCGACTACGTGCTCAAGCCGTTCGACCTCGGCGCGTTGGTCCGTGAGGTCGACGAGGCGGCTGCCGAGACGCGCCGCCACCGCGAGGCGCGCGAGGAGCACCGCCAACTCGAGACGCTTGTCGAGGAGAAGACGCAGGATCTTGCGTTCCAGAGCGCCGTGCTCCATCTCGAGCAGGAGCGGTTCCACGGCATCCTCAAGAGCGCCAACTTCGGGCTGCTCGTGCTCAACGGCGACGACGATACGGTGATCCTCGCCAACGAGCACGCCAAGCGCTACCTGCGGCTGCGCAGCCTCATCGACGGCGACTACTTCGGCGAGCATTACTCCGAGCTCTGCCCGGACGACATGCGCGAGCGGGTCGCCGCGCTCGTTGACGCGGTCAAGAGGCGCCTCCAGGTCTGCTCGCAGCCGCCGTTCACCAACCGCGAGGGATTTGTGCTCGAGCTCCAGAGCTATCCGGTGATGACGCAGGGCACGCTCCGGGCCACGGTGATCGTGGCCAACGACATCACGGAGCGCACCAAGCTCGAAGAGCAGCTCCTGGTCTCGTCGAAGCTTGCGGGTATCGGCGAGCTCGCCGCCGGCATCGCCCACGAGATCAACAACCCGATCGGGTTTGTCGCGAGCAACACGCGCACGCTCCAGCGCTACGTGCACGACCTGAGCGAGCTCGTCAGCGAGTACCACAAGCTCAAAGACATTATCGCCGCGGGCCAGGCGAGCGCCGAGCTTGTCGAGAAGATCGAGGCGCTCGAGCGCCGGCTGGACGTCGACTTCGTGCTCGAGGACATCCAGGACCTTGTCGAGGAGAACGGCGACGGGCTGAACCGGGTCGTCAAGATCCTGCGCGACCTGAAGAATTTCAGCCACGCCGATGAGGAGGAGCCGCAGCCCGTCGACCTCAACGCGGTGATCGAGGACGCGCTCAACTTGGCGCGCAACGAGCTCAAGTACAAGGCCGAGGTTGAGACCGACTTCGGCGAGCTGCCGCCTCTCTCCGGGCATCCGGGCCAGCTCAGCCAGGTGTTCATCAACATCCTGGTCAACGCCGCGCACGCCATCGAGGACCGAGGCACCATCGCGATCACGACAAAGGCCGACGGCGACGCCGTTGTGGTCCGCGTGCGCGACACCGGCTGCGGCATGACGCCCGAGGTGCGGGCGTGCATCTTCGACCCGTTCTTCACCACGAAGGGTCGCGGCAAAGGCACGGGGCTCGGGTTGAGCATCGCGCTCGAGATCGTCCAGAAACACGGCGGCACCATCGCCGTCGAGAGCGCGCCGGGGGAAGGGAGCACGTTCGTGCTGACGTTCCCCGTGCGCGGCGAATCGGCCAGGGGGCCGGAGTGAGGAACAGGCGCATGGACGCACCGCGGCAACCGACGTTGCGCCCGGGCGCGGCTTCTACGACGAAGGCGCCGCCGGCGGTACTCATCGTTGACGACGAGGAGAACATCCTCCGCTCGCTCCGGCGGCTGTTCCGCGGCGAGGCATTTCGCACCATCGCGACGACCGATCCGTACGAGGCGCTCAGTTGCCTGCACGACGGCCCGGTCGCCGTGCTCGTGACCGATCAGCGCATGCGCGACCTCGACGGCGACCACCTCATCGCGCGCGTCAAGGCGCTGGACGAGCGCATCGTCTGCATTCGGCTCACGGGCTATCCGCACGCCGGCGGCGGCGCGGCAGGGCCCGCACGTACGCCGCCACGCGAGGCCGTGTTTCGCACGATCGAGAAGCCCTGGGACGACGCCGATATCCTCAACGCCGTGCACGAGGCGATCGCCCTCTACGAGCGACGGGCCGGGTGCAGCACCGAGGGAATTTCAACGGGTTTACCACCTCACATCGAGACGCACGAAAGGGAGGAGCAACTATGACCGAGCACACCGTGGTCCTTGTCGACGACGAACCGCATGTGCTGAGTGCCCTGGGCCGCCTGCTGCGCGGGGAGAATTATGCCCTGAGCACGACGACGCATCCGACCGAGGTCATTGACGTGATCCGGCGCACACCCGTGTCGCTCATCGTCAGCGATTACGAGATGCCCGAACTGAACGGTATCGAGCTCCTCAAGACGGTCAAGGCGATCAGCCCCGAGACGATCCGCATCATCCTGACCGGCAAGGCCGATATGACGGCGACCGTGCAGGCGATCAACGAGGGCGAGGTGTTCCGCTTCATCACCAAGCCGTGGGATGACGAGGAACTCAAGATCACCATCCGCCACGCGCTGATGCAGTACGACCTCTGGACGGAGAATCGCCAGCTCGTGCGCACCGTCCAGGCTCAGCAAAACGCGCTGCGCGAGATCGAGGACCAGTATCCGGGCATCACGAAGGGCGCCGAGCTGCAACGCGGCGGGCATGACGTCTACGTCATCGACGAGCGCGAGCTGCCCGGCACAATGGACGAGCTCGTGATGAAGTACTTCCCGGCACAACGCGCCGGCACGCGGTAGACAGGAGGGGCCTCGATGCCCATCGACAGGGTGGAACATATCCTGTCGCGGGTCCGCACGCTGCCGGCGCTGCCGGCGGTCGTCTACAAGCTCCTCAAGCTTGTCGAGCTGCCGACGTCGACGGCCACGGATCTGTCCGACGTGATCTCCAAGGACCAGGCGTTGACGGCCCGTATCCTGCGGCTGGTCAACTCGTCGTTCTATGCGCTGCGCTGCGAAGTGGTCAAAGTCTCGCACGCCATCGCGCTGCTCGGGTTCGTGGCGATCAAGAACCTCGCGCTCGGGCTCGGCGTGATCGACATGTTCGGCCGCGGGCGCGAGGGCGGCGAGCTCAACGGTCCGGCGTTCTGGGAGCACTCGCTCAGTTGCGCCACCGCGGCGCGCTTGATCGCCGAGCGGGTCCGCTTTGCGCCGGCCGAGGAGGCGTTCGTCGCCGGGCTGCTGCACGACATCGGCAAGCTCGTGCTCCACGACCATTTCCGGGCCGAGTTCGATGCGGCGCTGCGGGTGGCGCGCGAGGAGGCGATGGCGCTGCCGGCCGCCGAGCGGCTCGTGTTCAAGACCGACCACGCCGTCGTAGGCGAAGCGCTGGCCGCGCACTGGCGCCTGCCTCAGGCGCTCCGGGCCTCGATCGGCAGCCACCACCACGTGAGCGACCATGACCGGCTCAGCAACATCGTGCACGCAGCCAACTTCATCTCGAACGTCAAGCGCCTCGGCTCCGGGGGCGATGTCGCGCTCGAGCCCGTGGACGAGGCGCTCTGGTCTGTGCTCGGCCTCAACGAGGCCAGCGTGATCCGGCTGCAGAGCCAGCTCGTTCCCGAAGTCAACAAGGCGCGTGTGTTCCTCGGGCTGAGCAACGTGCCCCAGCGCGACCCGTCCGACGAAGTCGAGCGCGACCTGACGCCGTCGCGCCGTATCCTGATCATCGAGGAGCATCTGCACGTGGTCAGCCCGATCGAGCTCCTTCTTCTCGATGAGGGCCACACAACGGCCCGCACCACTGATCCGGAGTCGCCCGACGCGGCGGCCGCCGACATCGTGCTGCTCGACTTCACGCCCAACGGGCTCGATCGAGGCCAAGCCGTGGCCGCGCAGATCG is a window of Verrucomicrobiota bacterium DNA encoding:
- a CDS encoding response regulator, which translates into the protein MDAPRQPTLRPGAASTTKAPPAVLIVDDEENILRSLRRLFRGEAFRTIATTDPYEALSCLHDGPVAVLVTDQRMRDLDGDHLIARVKALDERIVCIRLTGYPHAGGGAAGPARTPPREAVFRTIEKPWDDADILNAVHEAIALYERRAGCSTEGISTGLPPHIETHEREEQL
- a CDS encoding HDOD domain-containing protein is translated as MPIDRVEHILSRVRTLPALPAVVYKLLKLVELPTSTATDLSDVISKDQALTARILRLVNSSFYALRCEVVKVSHAIALLGFVAIKNLALGLGVIDMFGRGREGGELNGPAFWEHSLSCATAARLIAERVRFAPAEEAFVAGLLHDIGKLVLHDHFRAEFDAALRVAREEAMALPAAERLVFKTDHAVVGEALAAHWRLPQALRASIGSHHHVSDHDRLSNIVHAANFISNVKRLGSGGDVALEPVDEALWSVLGLNEASVIRLQSQLVPEVNKARVFLGLSNVPQRDPSDEVERDLTPSRRILIIEEHLHVVSPIELLLLDEGHTTARTTDPESPDAAAADIVLLDFTPNGLDRGQAVAAQIEQRVGVQRPVILLPAPRRSSDVLDAVHSAVSKALV
- a CDS encoding response regulator produces the protein MGMTLTTDQIASYCGVRRKTVTEWIRSGKLPSISRPGQGAAVRQQDFIAFLRHRGEPIPVDFIEDNRHRVLIVDDDAVVVRTLTGMFDTFIGCSVKTALDGVEAGMRLATFRPHLVVLDLNMPRVDGYTVCAHIKADPATTGTTVLVITGDGSEQTIERLLASGADGYLVKPIRLKDLQHTVTGLLDEIHVAPASPAQHAAGAAEGS
- a CDS encoding response regulator, coding for MTEHTVVLVDDEPHVLSALGRLLRGENYALSTTTHPTEVIDVIRRTPVSLIVSDYEMPELNGIELLKTVKAISPETIRIILTGKADMTATVQAINEGEVFRFITKPWDDEELKITIRHALMQYDLWTENRQLVRTVQAQQNALREIEDQYPGITKGAELQRGGHDVYVIDERELPGTMDELVMKYFPAQRAGTR
- a CDS encoding response regulator; the encoded protein is MYRGKVLVVDDDQAVNAMLTEVLANHGYHTVTALAAEQALDKYRHGVFDVVVSDVKMPGMDGTELLRHLHEIDGDTAVILVTGYADLSSARDAVRGGAFDYVLKPFDLGALVREVDEAAAETRRHREAREEHRQLETLVEEKTQDLAFQSAVLHLEQERFHGILKSANFGLLVLNGDDDTVILANEHAKRYLRLRSLIDGDYFGEHYSELCPDDMRERVAALVDAVKRRLQVCSQPPFTNREGFVLELQSYPVMTQGTLRATVIVANDITERTKLEEQLLVSSKLAGIGELAAGIAHEINNPIGFVASNTRTLQRYVHDLSELVSEYHKLKDIIAAGQASAELVEKIEALERRLDVDFVLEDIQDLVEENGDGLNRVVKILRDLKNFSHADEEEPQPVDLNAVIEDALNLARNELKYKAEVETDFGELPPLSGHPGQLSQVFINILVNAAHAIEDRGTIAITTKADGDAVVVRVRDTGCGMTPEVRACIFDPFFTTKGRGKGTGLGLSIALEIVQKHGGTIAVESAPGEGSTFVLTFPVRGESARGPE